Proteins encoded together in one Carya illinoinensis cultivar Pawnee chromosome 3, C.illinoinensisPawnee_v1, whole genome shotgun sequence window:
- the LOC122302519 gene encoding ABC transporter B family member 15-like: MGKEKGSVVVKKEKGSIRSMFMHADGVDLLLMAFGILGCVGDGFSTPLVLYISSKLMNDIGGVSISLSQSFQHNINKNAVAMMYLACGSFVACFLEGYCWTRTGERQAARMRARYLKAVLRQDVGYFDLHVTSTSEVITSVSNDSLVIQDAISEKVPNFLMNASMFIGSYIAAFLLLWRLAIVGFPFIVLLVIPGLMYGRTLMGLARKIREEYNQAGTIAEQAISSIRTVYAFVGESKTTAAFSAALQGSVKLGLSQGLAKGLAIGSNGVVFAIWSFMSYYGSRLVMYHDAKGGTVFVVGAAIAVGGLSLGAGLSNLKYFSEAMSAGERILEVIKRVPKIDSDNMEGEILECVSAGSVEFKHIEFAYPSRPESIIFKDFCLEIPAGKTLALVGGSGSGKSTVIALLQRFYDPLGGEILLDGVAIDKLQLRWLRSQMGLVSQEPALFATTIKENILFGKEDATEEEVIEAGKAANAHNFISQLPHRYDTQVGERGVQMSGGQKQRIAIARAIIKKPRILLLDEATSALDSESERVVQEALDKAAVGRTTIVIAHRLSTIRNADVIAVVQNGQVMETGSHDELNQIEDGLYTSLIRLQQTEKQKGPEDHLVNYVNSSYISNVDMNNTSSRRLSMVSRSSSANSAAPSRASLAGDQDSIDDKKFPVPSFRRLLGLNLPEWKQACLGCFGAILFGAVQPLYAFAMGSMISVYFLTSHDEIKDKTKIYALCFLGLAVFSLLINVIQHYNFAYMGEYLTKRIRERMLSKILTFEVGWFDEDENSSGAICSRLAKDANVVRSLVGDRIALIVQTFSAVVVACTMGLVIAWRLAIVMIAVQPIIIVCYYTRRVLLKSMSSKAIKAQDESSKLAAEAVANLRTVTAFSSQDRILKMLDKAQEGPRLESIRQSWYAGVGLGASQSLTTCTWALDFWYGGKLISQGSITAKALFETFMILVSTGRVIADAGSMTSDLVKGSDAVGSVFAVLDRYTRIEPTDPEGYHAEKITGKVEIRDVDFAYPARPDVMIFKGFSMVIEAGKSTALVGQSGSGKSTIIGLIERFYDPLKGAVKIDGRDIRSFHLRSLRKHIALVSQEPTLFAGTIGENIAYGASDKVDETEIIEASRLANAHNFIAGLKDGYDTWCGDKGVQLSGGQKQRIAIARAILKNPSVLLLDEATSALDSQSEKVVQDALEKVMVGRTSVVVAHRLSTIKNCNKIAVLEKGRVVEMGTHSSLLEKGPNGAYYSLISLQRTPSTDISRPFN, translated from the exons atggGAAAGGAAAAAGGCAGCGTCGTCGTGAAGAAGGAGAAGGGCTCCATACGCTCTATGTTCATGCATGCGGACGGTGTAGACTTGTTGTTGATGGCTTTTGGGATCCTTGGATGCGTTGGCGATGGGTTCTCTACGCCACTGGTGTTGTATATCAGTAGCAAGTTAATGAACGATATCGGCGGTGTGTCAATTTCGTTATCACAGAGTTTTCAGCATAACATCAATAAG AATGCGGTGGCTATGATGTACTTGGCTTGTGGGTCATTCGTAGCTTGTTTCCTAG AGGGGTATTGTTGGACCAGAACAGGTGAAAGACAAGCCGCAAGAATGAGAGCTAGATATTTGAAGGCAGTGTTGCGCCAAGATGTGGGTTACTTTGATTTGCATGTGACAAGCACATCCGAGGTCATCACGAGTGTCTCCAATGATAGCCTCGTAATCCAAGATGCTATAAGCGAAAAG GTCCCAAATTTCTTGATGAATGCTTCTATGTTCATCGGAAGCTATATAGCAGCGTTCTTATTGCTATGGAGACTAGCCATTGTGGGGTTCCCATTTATTGTGCTTCTAGTAATTCCTGGTCTGATGTACGGAAGGACTCTAATGGGACTGGCGAGGAAGATCAGGGAAGAGTACAATCAAGCGGGCACAATAGCAGAGCAGGCAATATCTTCTATCAGAACAGTCTATGCGTTTGTTGGGGAAAGCAAGACAACGGCGGCGTTCTCTGCAGCTTTGCAAGGGTCGGTGAAGTTGGGGCTGAGTCAGGGCTTGGCTAAAGGCTTGGCCATCGGAAGCAACGGCGTTGTTTTTGCTATTTGGTCTTTCATGTCTTACTACGGTAGTAGACTTGTCATGTACCATGACGCCAAAGGTGGGACCGTTTTCGTTGTCGGTGCTGCCATTGCCGTTGGTGGATT ATCTCTAGGTGCTGGTTTATCCAACTTGAAATACTTCTCTGAAGCAATGTCTGCCGGAGAACGTATACTGGAAGTGATAAAAAGAGTCCCCAAGATTGACTCCGACAACATGGAAGGCGAGATCTTGGAGTGTGTCTCAGCTGGAAGCGTGGAATTTAAACATATTGAATTCGCATACCCATCAAGACCCGAGAGCATTATCTTTAAAGATTTCTGCTTAGAGATTCCAGCAGGAAAGACTCTTGCTTTGGTGGGAGGGAGTGGCTCGGGAAAATCCACAGTGATAGCACTGTTGCAGAGGTTTTATGACCCACTTGGAGGAGAGATACTTCTTGATGGGGTTGCCATTGATAAGTTGCAGCTCAGGTGGCTAAGGTCGCAGATGGGATTGGTGAGCCAAGAGCCCGCACTTTTTGCAACCACCATCAAGGAAAACATACTTTTCGGCAAGGAGGATGCTACAGAGGAAGAGGTTATCGAGGCTGGCAAAGCTGCCAACGCTCACAATTTCATTTCTCAGCTCCCTCACAGATATGATACTCAG GTTGGTGAGAGAGGTGTTCAAATGTCGGGAGGCCAGAAGCAGAGGATCGCCATTGCGCGAGCAATAATCAAGAAACCCAGAATCCTACTCCTAGACGAGGCCACAAGCGCATTAGACTCAGAATCCGAACGGGTTGTCCAGGAAGCCCTTGACAAGGCAGCCGTTGGCCGCACCACCATTGTCATTGCTCACCGTCTGTCCACCATTCGAAATGCAGACGTGATTGCTGTCGTCCAAAATGGCCAAGTCATGGAGACAGGGTCACACGACGAGTTGAACCAAATCGAAGATGGCCTTTACACTTCCCTTATCCGTCTTCAACAGACCGAAAAACAAAAGGGTCCAGAAGATCATCTAGTCAATTATGTTAATTCATCCTACATATCAAATGTGGACATGAATAACACCAGCAGCCGCAGGCTCTCCATGGTGAGCAGGTCCAGTTCTGCCAACTCGGCAGCGCCAAGTCGAGCTTCACTTGCTGGAGATCAAGACAGTATAGATGACAAAAAATTTCCGGTACCATCGTTTCGGAGATTGCTAGGTTTGAATCTCCCGGAGTGGAAGCAGGCATGCTTAGGGTGTTTCGGTGCTATATTGTTTGGTGCGGTTCAACCTTTGTATGCATTCGCAATGGGATCAATGATATCAGTGTACTTTCTGACAAGCCACGATGAAATTAAGGACAAGACAAAAATATACGCACTATGTTTTCTTGGATTGGCTGTGTTCTCGCTGCTAATTAATGTTATCCAGCATTATAATTTCGCCTACATGGGAGAGTACTTGACGAAGAGGATTAGGGAGAGGATGCTTTCCAAGATACTCACTTTTGAAGTTGGGTGGTTCGATGAGGATGAGAATTCTAGTGGTGCCATATGCTCTAGACTCGCCAAGGATGCCAATGTg GTGAGATCTTTAGTGGGTGACAGGATAGCCCTCATCGTACAAACCTTCTCCGCTGTAGTGGTCGCTTGCACCATGGGCTTGGTCATTGCATGGAGGCTTGCCATTGTCATGATAGCCGTCCAGCCCATCATCATAGTTTGCTACTACACTCGGCGGGTCCTACTCAAAAGCATGTCCAGCAAAGCCATCAAAGCCCAAGACGAAAGCAGTAAACTCGCTGCTGAAGCTGTTGCTAACCTTCGAACTGTCACTGCCTTCTCATCCCAAGACCGAATCCTAAAAATGCTTGATAAGGCCCAAGAAGGTCCACGACTAGAGAGCATAAGACAGTCGTGGTACGCAGGTGTTGGGCTTGGCGCCTCTCAAAGCCTCACAACTTGCACTTGGGCTTTAGACTTTTGGTACGGTGGCAAACTTATCTCCCAGGGTTCCATCACGGCAAAAGCTTTGTTTGAGACTTTCATGATCTTGGTGAGCACGGGTCGTGTTATTGCTGATGCCGGAAGCATGACCTCCGACCTTGTCAAGGGCTCAGATGCCGTTGGGTCAGTCTTTGCCGTTTTAGACCGATACACAAGAATTGAGCCCACAGACCCTGAAGGTTACCATGCCGAGAAGATAACGGGCAAAGTGGAAATTCGTGATGTGGACTTTGCATACCCAGCTAGGCCTGACGTGATGATCTTCAAAGGCTTCTCGATGGTTATAGAAGCTGGGAAATCAACAGCGTTGGTGGGACAAAGTGGGTCTGGAAAATCAACTATCATAGGATTAATTGAGAGATTTTACGATCCACTCAAAGGTGCAGTGAAAATTGATGGTAGAGATATAAGGTCATTCCATCTTAGGTCCTTAAGGAAGCACATTGCCCTTGTTAGCCAAGAGCCAACACTATTTGCAGGCACCATTGGAGAGAACATCGCATACGGAGCATCGGATAAAGTCGATGAAACAGAGATCATAGAGGCTTCTAGATTAGCCAATGCTCACAATTTCATTGCTGGCCTAAAGGATGGATATGACACTTGGTGTGGAGACAAAGGGGTGCAGCTCTCGGGGGGACAGAAGCAACGTATTGCAATAGCTCGAGCCATATTAAAAAACCCGTCTGTGCTATTGCTAGACGAGGCGACAAGTGCACTAGATAGTCAGTCGGAGAAAGTAGTGCAAGACGCGTTGGAGAAGGTGATGGTGGGTAGGACGAGCGTGGTGGTGGCACATAGATTGAGCACCATAAAAAACTGTAATAAGATTGCAGTATTGGAAAAGGGGAGGGTGGTGGAGATGGGGACGCATTCATCTTTGTTAGAGAAGGGCCCCAATGGAGCTTACTACTCGCTAATCAGTCTCCAAAGGACCCCGAGTACTGATATTAGCCGCCCCTTCAACTGA